CAACGGCCGTGGCCGAACCCGCCAGCCCGCTCGCCGAACTGCTGGCTTACATCGGCGAGCAGGCCTTGCCTGACCTCCCCTTTGCCGAGCAAAAATCCCGTATTTCCACGGTCGACCGTGGAAATAGCGAAAAAAGCAGCGCGCCGCTGCCCATCGGCCAAAGCACCGCCGCACCGGAACTCAAGGCGGTGGCCTATTTCCGCGACGCCTGGTCACGCCTCAGCACCGAACAGCAACTGACGCAAACCCTGGCCCAGGCCCCGGAAAACGCCGGCCCGATGAACTCGCAGCATCTGGTGCTGCGCAGCCTGCAAGTGATGCGCGAGGTCGCCCCGGACTATCTGCAGGGCTTCATGTCCTACATCGACACCCTGATCTGGCTGGAGCAGGTCGACCCGACCCGCATCCCGGCCAAGGCCGCCGGCGAAAGCGACAAGAAACCGCGCAGCAGCAAGCGCCCGGCGAGCAAACGCCAGGCCTGAGCAGCCACCCGGAATTATGACAAACGACTGTTTTCCCCATCCGGTCAGTAAGTTATGGTCAAGACACACTGTCTTTCCCCGGGGGAGCTATAGTTCCCCAACGGCCAACGCTAATGTAGTAGCGTCAACCTGCCGGCCGGCTCGACCACGCTGACAGGCGGGGATGGCGGCAGCAACGGCAGTGCCAGCGACACCCTGCCCGCCGATCTCGGCTTCATCCTGCACGGCGACAACAGCGTCGAATACCCGACCAGCGCAATCGATTCCGCCTATGACTACAACACGCTGATGCTGCTTGGCGTATCCGGCACTCCGCTCAGAACCGCCAACCGGAACACCGGAAAACAGAAAATGCCCGTTGTCACGGTCGACCGTGACAACGGGCATTTTTCCCTCTGATCCCCTCCCGGGAAAGGCCGGGCGACTCCGGATCGGCTGTGCTCAGTCGCTTCGCCAGCGGGGGATGCTTGCCGCGTGCCCCTGGGAGGAGTAGGCACGCGGGGGAAGCCCGCAGCACAGCAGATACCGAAAGTCGCCCTCCTTTGGACGACCAAGGGGGATCGGTCGTTCTTTACCGTGCGCCGCTCAGCGAGTGAGCGGCCCGGCGCCGGAATTCCTGGCGGCGTCTTCCTTCATGTGCTTGAGCGCATAACCGCCGATGTACCACGCCATCCCGAGGATGAAGACGATGGTAAACAAGCTCAGCAAGCCGATATCCGAGGTCAGCAACAACTCCCATGCCATGATGCGTTCTCCCTGTTTCTGTCGTTGAGTGATGGATCAAACACAAACCACCCCCAGCCTTTTGCACAAGCCATGCCAGAATCAAGAACACAATCACAACCCATTGATTAAATTTAACAAAACAAAAAACAAAGCTTTCTTTCCCGCCCCTGGCCGCCGGCTTTTACCCGCCCCCGGTCAAAACTGACCGCCAGCAATGGCAGTAAGCACCAATTCTGACAAATCGACCTTGCGCCCTTCCCCGCTTGACGCGGCTCGCCGCGTTTGCCGATAATCGCCGCCTCTGCGGGAGAGCGGGCTGCAACAGCCCCGCCGAAGGCGCAAACTCCCATAATCGCTCAGGCTCAGGAACCGCAGGACCGTTACGCTAACTGGAGAGAAGCCGGCCGCCGCTGCGGTGCGGGACTCACCGAAGGGGCAGGCACCTGGTGCCGAAACTCTCAGGTAAAAGGACAGGGGGAGAAGCACCACCCTGCTGCCGGCACCGCGATTGCGGCCGGCCCTGACCTGTGAGCCCTGCCATGCCCGTCCTTGCCTTTCCCTGGTCGCCCTCCGGCGCCGTCGTCACCGCCCTCGCCCCCCTGACCACGGTCGACATCCTGCCCGGCATCTACCTGATTGCGATTGCCGCCGAGGCGATCTCCGGCGCCCTGGCCGCCGGGCGCCGGCAAATGGATATTTTCGGGGTCGCCGTCATTGCCTTTGTCACCGCGCTTGGCGGCGGCACCTTGCGCGACGTGATTCTCGGCAATTTTCCGGTGGGCTGGACGCAGCACCCGGAATACGTCGCGCTGGTGCTAGGTGCCGGCCTGCTGACGCCGCTGGTCGCCCGCCACCTGCATCACCTCAAGCATCTCTTCCTCAGCCTTGATGCGCTCGGCTTGGTCGCCTTTTCGCTGATCGGCTGCAGCATCGCGCAAAAACTCGGCTACTCGCCGCTGATCGCGGTCATGGCCGGCATGCTCACCGGCATCAGCGGCGGCGTGATCCGCGACGTGCTGTGCAACCAGGTGCCGGTCGTCTTCCGCCGCGAACTCTACGCCAGCGTCTCGCTGGCTGTCTGCCTGCTTTTTCTGGCGCTGCAAGCCCTCGGACTGGAGCGCAACGGCAATGTCCTGCTCTGCTTTGCCGCCGGCTTCAGCTTCCGCATGCTGGCGCTACACCGCGCCTGGCGGCTGCCGACCTTCAGCTACGCGCAACGCTGGGAGTAAAACCGGCTCAAGCCGGCGCCGGGCAGGCCAACCCGGCAAACACCCCGGCCAGGCACGCCACCTTGGCCGCCGCTGCCGTTCGGCAAGGCGCAGCCCCGGCATCGTTCCGGCAAACAAAAAAGCGATGCCGGAACGCACCGCCACCCTTGCCCCACTACCCAAGCCGCGCCACGCAATAGCGGCCCGCCTGAGCCGGCAGCGGGCTACGGGTACATCGGCTTGCCGTCGTTGAGGTAGAGCCAGCCCTTGACGACCCGGTAGATCAGCCAGATGCCGTTGGCCGCCAGCACCAGCCAGCCGACCAGCAGGATGAAAGTCAGCCAGCCGACAGCCATCCACAGCAGCCCGAACCAGAAGGTGCGAATCTGCCAGCGAAAATGGCTTTCGAGATAAGTCCCGAGCACATCGTCGCGCTTGACGTAATTGACGATGATCGCCACCACCGCCGTCACCCCGAACAGGCAGGAAGCCGCGTACAAGGCATACAACACCGTGGTCAGGGTTTTTGCCGACTGCAGCCGCTGCTCGTCACTCAAGACATCCATCGCGCTCTCCTCCCGCCACCGACCGCGCAGTCGGCAGAAAAAAACGTCAAATCCACGGTCGACCGTGGCAGAAGCAAAAAACCGCCGCCACGACTCAGCAAGGGCTGCAGGGTACCGCATTCCGCCGGCTTGCAGCACCCTGCCTGGGGAGGCTTCCAGCGGCCATCCAGCCAATCAGGCCAGGGGAAAGCTTTAACAAAGCATTCCTTATTAAAACTTTTGCAAGTTAGGTTTAACAAACAGCTGATCATCCAGTCTTTGATGAGAAAAACCGACCCTCACCCGCGCCTGCAACAAAGCTGCCGCCCAATACTGGGCTGGACTCAGTACTCGACGAAGCTGAAGCAGTAACGGGCTTGTGGGAGTGTTGGCGGGGGCGATACCGGATGTACGAATTTACTAAAAGGGCGCCGAACTCTGCAGGCTGGCGGAGATGAACCGAAAAGCCCACACTGCCCGGAATGATGCTTGACCCGATCGCTGCCATTGAGGAAGCTGCTTAGCCCAGAAAGCGGCCGTAGAGGCTATTCAAAGAGCTCGGCCTTTGCTGACATTGAGCCAGCAGCTAGGCTATGGCGGCAGCACACCGTTTAACTGCCGTTCAGTCATAGTCGCTGGCCCACGTGCCCTCGTATAGCCCCTTCGCACTGCTTGCTTCCTTGATAGCTTGGCGCACATCAGGGCGCTTCAAGTCCAGCACACGCAACTTGCCACACGCTTCTGCAACGGACTCAATACGCCGGTAAG
This genomic window from Dechloromonas sp. ZY10 contains:
- a CDS encoding DUF2894 domain-containing protein, producing the protein MAEPQAESPPARPAGLPAELATNSVASSATDSAANSADHSPAAPTTESATQALATASFAAPSPAPGDSPAEVFAQAPTAAPDNPAARLAPLPYARRQALSRLAEAQPGIVQERLQARLQALTAQIEQMQAAATAPPPAASATAVAEPASPLAELLAYIGEQALPDLPFAEQKSRISTVDRGNSEKSSAPLPIGQSTAAPELKAVAYFRDAWSRLSTEQQLTQTLAQAPENAGPMNSQHLVLRSLQVMREVAPDYLQGFMSYIDTLIWLEQVDPTRIPAKAAGESDKKPRSSKRPASKRQA
- a CDS encoding DUF3149 domain-containing protein, coding for MAWELLLTSDIGLLSLFTIVFILGMAWYIGGYALKHMKEDAARNSGAGPLTR
- a CDS encoding DUF4870 family protein — translated: MDVLSDEQRLQSAKTLTTVLYALYAASCLFGVTAVVAIIVNYVKRDDVLGTYLESHFRWQIRTFWFGLLWMAVGWLTFILLVGWLVLAANGIWLIYRVVKGWLYLNDGKPMYP
- a CDS encoding trimeric intracellular cation channel family protein produces the protein MLPGIYLIAIAAEAISGALAAGRRQMDIFGVAVIAFVTALGGGTLRDVILGNFPVGWTQHPEYVALVLGAGLLTPLVARHLHHLKHLFLSLDALGLVAFSLIGCSIAQKLGYSPLIAVMAGMLTGISGGVIRDVLCNQVPVVFRRELYASVSLAVCLLFLALQALGLERNGNVLLCFAAGFSFRMLALHRAWRLPTFSYAQRWE